In Rattus norvegicus strain BN/NHsdMcwi chromosome 1, GRCr8, whole genome shotgun sequence, a genomic segment contains:
- the Vom1r23 gene encoding vomeronasal 1 receptor 23 codes for MDASELFIGMIVLPQTVIGVLANFFLLYHCMILYLTRYRLRSIDWVLMHLTVGSILTILSKGILQTIAAFGLKDFLNDIGCKLIFSFHRVGRGVCIGSTSFLSVLQAIIISPRNSRCSKLKVKVHKYISYSLYLNWVIYFIISIINLLHMRAKYNNESTINLKSYVYCYSVRHDPTSDILYAALVSGPDIIFLGLMLYTSGFMVLTLYRHKQKMQQMPRMNVSSTSSPASRATKTILLLVSTFVSFYAVSSLCQLLVTFLYNPSWIIVNVTAISASFFPTVYPFFFMNHDSWALNFCLPLKRNRYFPKASSQELN; via the coding sequence ATGGATGCCAGTGAACTGTTTATAGGAATGATCGTCTTACCTCAGACTGTGATTGGAGTTTtggctaatttctttctcctctaCCACTGTATGATTCTTTACTTAACAAGGTACAGGTTGAGGTCTATAGACTGGGTTCTGATGCACTTAACTGTAGGCAGCATCTTAACAATCCTCTCCAAAGGCATACTCCAGACAATTGCAGCTTTTGGCTTGAAAGATTTCCTCAATGATATTGGATGCAAATTGATTTTCTCCTTTCACAGAGTAGGTAGAGGTGTTTGTATTGGTAGCACATCCTTTCTCAGTGTACTCCAGGCCATCATCATCAGTCCCAGGAACTCCAGATGTTCAAAGCTTAAAGTAAAAGTACACAAGTATATTAGTTATTCTCTGTACCTGAACTGGGTGATTTATTTCATTATAAGCATTATTAATCTTTTGCATATGAGGGCAAAATATAACAATGAAAGTACAATAAACCTGAAATCTTATGTATACTGCTATTCTGTTCGTCATGACCCAACCAGTGACATCCTGTATGCAGCATTGGTGTCAGGTCCTGACATAATTTTCTTAGGACTCATGCTGTACACCAGTGGCTTCATGGTTCTAACCCTGTATAGGCACAAACAAAAGATGCAACAGATGCCTAGGATGAATGTTTCTTCCACATCCTCCCCTGCATCCAGAGCCACCAAAACAATCCTTCTCCTAGTCAGTACTTTTGTCTCCTTTTATGCAGTCTCTTCTCTATGTCAGCTCTTAGTAACTTTCTTGTATAATCCCAGCTGGATTATAGTGAATGTAACTGCAATATCTGCTTCATTTTTCCCCACTGTTTATCCCTTTTTCTTCATGAACCATGACTCTTGGGCGCTCAACTTCTGCCTGCCCTTGAAAAGGAATAGATATTTCCCCAAAGCCTCTAGCCAAGAACTGAACTGA